The genome window GGGCAGCTGTTCTACCAGTTGGGTAAGTGCCGGCATGCCGCCCGCCGAGGTTCCAATTACAATCAGGTGAGCAGAAAAACTAGTCACGGGCCAGAAAGTGGAGGAGGGATTAAACGGAGAAGGAAGGGCCCGCCAAGGAGCAGTAGTAGCCGCTTTCTTTACGCAACAACTGGCTTTTTGGCTCTGGTTGAGCTATAATCTGCGCAAGAATAGTCGGGCAGGAAGTCCGCTTGAGCGGGCTACATTGGCTAAATTTACCTCCTGCTAGCTTCCGCGGCCGCGCACTGCCTGCGAGCTGACCCGCTCCACCCGCTTTCTTTTCTGCTTTCCATGACGTCAGAATCTCACCTGAACCCGGCGGCCGGCTCGTCGTCTGTGCCGGTTCCTGCCGAAGCCGCGCAGCCCGCGCCGGCCGTTCAGCCCAGCCTGCCTACCCCTACCCTAGGAACCAAAGCGGCAAAACTCCCTATTGTAGCCCTGGGCGGCTCGGCTGGCTCCTTGGAGGCCTTTGAGCGGTTTTTCGCGGCCATGCCCGCTACCAGTGGCATGGCGTTCGTGGTGGTGATGCACCTGCTGCCCAACCACCACGGCGACCTGGCGGGCGTGTTGCAGCGCTATACTTCCATGCCGGTGGTGGAGGTAACCGATGGCCTGAAGGTGCAGCCCAATAGGGTGTTCGTCATTCCGCCCGACCGGGACCTGAGCCTGCTGCACGGCACCTTTCTGCTGCTGCCGCCTACCCAAACCCCGGCCCTGCGCCAGCCCATCGATTTTTTTCTGCAAAGCCTGGCCAAGGACGCGCGCGAGCAAGCCATCTGCCTGATTTTTTCGGGCATGGGCTCCGATGGCAGCACCGGCCTGAAGCTGGTGATGGAAAACTACGGCATGGTGATGGTGCAAGACCCCAAAACGGCCCTCTACGATTCCATGCCCCGGGCCGCGCTGGCCACGGAGTTCGTGGATTTTGTGCTACCTCCGGAGCTGATGCCGGCCAAGCTGCTCGACTACGTGGAGCGCCCCCTGCTGGCCCGCCCCACCCGAGATGTGTACGACGAGCCCACCACCATGCCGGCTCACGCCCTCCAGAAAATCTTTCTGCTGATTCGGGCCCAAACCGGCCACGACTTCAGCTTTTACAAGCGCAACACGGTGTTTCGGCGCATTGAGCGGCGCATGAACGCCCACCAAATCAAGGAGTTTACCCACTACGTGCGCTACCTCCAGGAGAACCCCCAGGAAGTAGACAGCCTGTTCAAGGAACTGCTGATTGGCGTAACCAAGTTTTTCCGTGACCCGGAGGCCTTCGAAAGCCTGAAAAACCACCTCCGCACCCTGATTCAGGAACGGGAGGCGGGCCACACCATTCGGGTGTGGGCCCCGGGCTGCTCTACCGGCGAGGAGGCCTACTCCTTGGTCATGACCCTGCTGGAGTGCCTGGACGAGGTAGCGCCTACCCGCTACCTCAAGATTCAGCTGTTTGCCACCGACATTTCGCCCGAAGGCGTGAGCTTCGCCCGCCTCGGCCTCTACCCCGACAACATCACGGCCGACGTGAGCCCGGAGCGGCTGCAACGGTTCTTTTACAAGGAAGATGGCCACTACCAGATCCGGAAGGAAGTGCGCGACTTGGTGGTGTTTGCCCTGCACAACATTCACAAGGATGCGCCCTTTACCAAGCTGGATTTGCTGTGCTGCCGCAACCTGCTGATTTACCTGAGCGCGGAGCTGCAAAAATCCCTGCTGCCCGTGTTCCATTACTCCCTGAACCCCGGCGGACTGCTGTTTCTGGGGCCCAGTGAAAACATTACCGGCTCCCAGGACCTGTTCCGGCCCCTGGACCTGAAGTGGAAGATTTCGCTCCGCAACGATACGCCTACCTCGTTTCCCCGGCTAACAGGCCTGCCGTTTGCCCTGGCCCAGCACCCCACCCTGGCTCCGCCCCCAACCGCTCCTATGTCTACTGCCGCTTCTACCCGCCGCGAGGGCGGCGCCTTTTCCTCTTTGGTGCAGAATGTGCTGCTGCGCACCTATGCTCCGCCGGCCGTGGTAATTAATCCCAAGGGCGAAATTCTGTACGTGCACGGCCGCACGGGCCGCTACCTGGAGCCGGCCCCCGGCCTGAGCGGCATGAACCTGTTTGAAATGGCCCGCGAAGACCTCACCTACGAGCTGAGCGCGGCCGTGCACCGCGCCTCCGAAACCCGCGAGGATGTGATGGTCGACAACGTGCGCCTGCGCACCGACACGGGCCAGCAGCTGCTGCGCCTCACCGTGAAAGTGCTGGAGGAGCCCAACAGCCTGGCTGGCTTGCTGCTGGTGGTGTTCGAGGAGCAGCCTACCCCCCGCCACGTGCGTAAAGGCAGCCGCCCCGCCCCCGACCTCAGCCGCGACGAGGTGGTAGCCAACCTGGAAAAGGAGCTGCAATACACCAAGTACCGCCTGCAAACTTCCCTGGAGGAAATGGAAAGCTCCCTGGAAGAAATGAAAAGCATCAACGAGGAGCTGCAGTCGGCCAATGAGGAGCTGCAAAGCACCAACGAGGAGGCCATGACCAACAAGGAGGAAATGCAGAGCCTGAACGAGGAGCTGATGACCCTGAACATGCAGTACATGGTGAAAACCGAGGAGCTTTCGGAGTCGGCCAACGACATGAAGAACCTGCTGGACGCCACCGAAATTGCCATTATCTTCCTCGATAACAACATGACCATCAAGCGCTTCACCCCGCCCGTGGAGCGCATCATTCCGCTGGTAGCTACCGATGTGGGGCGCCCGCTCGTGCACTTTGCCTCCAACCTGCGCTACGAGCACCTGCTGCGCGACGTGCGCCAGGTACTGGAGCGCCTTACCAGCATCTCTACCAACATCCAGACCACCGCGGGCGAGTGGTACAGCATGCGCATCCTCCCCTACCGCACCCTAGACAACTACATCAGCGGGGCCGTTATCACTTTCACCGACGTGACGGGCATGAAGGTGCTGGAAAGCCAGTTGCAGGAGGCCGCCCGCTTCGCGGAAAGCGTGGTAGAAACCGTGCGGGAGCCCCTGCTGGTACTCGACGGGGACCTGCGCATTCTTACGGCCAGCCGGCCCTTCCTGCAGTCGTTCCGGCTGACGGCCGCCGAAGCTCAGGGCCAGCTGCTACCCTCCCTCAGCAACGGAGCCTGGGACAACCCAAGCCTGCTGCGCCACCTGCAGGAGCTGCTGGCCCCAGCTACCCTCACGGAAACTGCCACCGAGGCCGCCTTCGACTCCTACGTGCTAGAAAGCCATTTCCCGGAGCTGGGCCGGTACCGGCTGGTGCTCTACGGGCGGGCTATCCTGCGCGGCGGCCACCAAACCAACCGCCTCCTGCTAGGCGTAGAAACCATGGAGAAAATTATCTGAACCTCAGCCTGATAGCTCCGTGCAGCCCCTTGCTTTCGGTGCCGGGGGCTGCAGAACGTTCTACTTTGATTTGCGTAGCTCCTCCGGGGGTACCTGCCTTATGCCCCGTTAGTGTGATGAATGAACTTGAGCCAGAGGCCTATCACCAGCCCATTGATGTGCACGCTGCCCTGCGCGACCTCCGGGCCCAGGCTGAGCGGCGCCAGCTGGTAACCCACAGCCTCGGGCCAGATGCCCCCCCCGAAGTGCAGCGGCTGGTTCAGGACCTGCAAACCCACCAGATGGAGCTGGAAATGCAGTACGAAGAGCTGCTGCTGGCCCAAGCCGAGGCCGAGGCCTCCCGGGCCCAGTACATGGACCTCTACGACTTTGCGCCGGTGGGCTACTGCACCCTGGCCCCCGATGGCACCCTGGCCCAGCTAAACCTACAAGCCTGCCAGCTGCTGGGGTTGCTACGCCAGCAGTTGCTGGGCCGGCGCCTGGCCCTGTTTGTGACCCTGGCCTACCGCCACCAGTTTGCGGAGTTTGTGGAGCGCATCCGGCAGCGGCAGGAGCGCCAGGTGCTGGCCGTGGAAATGCGCCGCCACGATGGCCAGGTGCTGTACGTGCGGCTGGAAGGGGTAGCCGTTTCCGCTGCCGAGGGTACCCCGCTCTGCCGCCTAGCCCTCATTGATATTACCGAGCAGCGCCGGGCCCGCCGGGAGCTGGAGCTGAGCGAGCGGCGCTTCCGCATTCTCTTCGACCAGAGCCAGGATGGCATGCTGCTCCTGCGCGACAACCGCTTCGTGGACTGCAACCCCGCCACGTTGCGCCTGCTGGGCCTCACAGATAAAAGCCAGCTCCTGGGCCAGCACGCCTCCGCCTTCTCGCCCGAGCGGCAACCCGACGGCCGGCTCTCCTTTACCCTGGCCCAGCAGTACTGGGAGCAGGCGGTGCGCCAGGGCCACTGCCGCTTTGAGTGGTGCCGCCACCGCACCGACGGCAAGGAGTTTTGGGAAGATATTCTGCTCACGGCCATTCCCGAAACCGATGGGCATGTGATGCACGCCTCCTGGCGCGATATTACGGCGGAAAAGGAAACCACCCGGCGCGTCAGGGAAAGCGAGGAACGGTTGCAGATGGCCCTGGCCGCCTCCGAAGCCGGCGTCTGGACCATTGAATACGCCACCAACGAAATAACCTGGAACCAGCGGGCCCGCAGCATTTGCGGCTTGCCCGAGGCGCCCAGCCCGGCCCCGCTTCAGCTCCTGCAAGAAATCATTCATCCGGATGACCGCGCCCTGGTAGCGACGTGCCTCGGCCGGGCCGCCGCCGAGGAGGCCCCGCTGGACCTAGAGCACCGCCTCCTCTGGCCCGATGGCAGCACCCGCTACGTGTCGGCGTTTGGCAAAGTCCTGCGCGAGCAGGGCCAGCCGGTGCGGTTTGTTGGCCTCATGCGCGACATTACACTGCGCCGGGAGGCTGAGGAAGAGCTGGGCTACAAAAACCGCCTGCTCTCCCACATCCTGCAAAACCTGCCCGTCATTCTAAGCCAGCTAACAACCGAGGGGCATTTCCTGAGCGTGGAAGGGGAAGGCCTGCGCCGCATTGGCCTGCAGAACAATGAGCTGGTAGGCGGCCCCACCCTGGCCCAGGCCTTCCCCTCGTTGGCCGAGTCGGCCCGCCGGCTGCTGGCCGGCCAAACCGTGACGTTCCTGGACCGCACCGAGTACGAGGGCAAGCCGGTCGTCTTCCTGAACTACGGCTTCTTTGACGCCCAGCGCCAGCAGGCCGTGCTGTTCGCCATCGACGTGACGGAATCAGAGGAGCGCCGCGAGAAGCTCCGGGCCGAGAAGGAATTCACCAAAAGCCTCCTCGATAACACCATCGACTGCGTTATAGCCCTGGATACCGACCTGCGGGTAACGGCCTGGAACAACAAGGTAGCCGCCGTGCTGGGCCGGCCGGAAGCCGAGATGCTGGGCCTGCCGTTTGAAGAAGCCCTGCCCGGAATAGCCCAGGACCCTACCACCAAACGCCTTGTGTACCAGGCGCTGGCCGGTGAGCCGGCAGCCCACGCCAACTGGGCCGAGCACCACCTACCCATGATCATGGACCTGAACTTTATTCCCTTGAACCAGCAGGGAGTATGGGCCGGGGTGCTCATTCTGGCCCGCGACGTAACGGAGCGCAACGCCCTGCAAGCTGAGGCCACCCGCCTGAAGCTGCGCCAGCAGCAAGAGGTGCTGTCGGCCATCCTGACTACCCAGGAGGAGGAGCGCCGCCGGATTTCCGAGAGCCTGCACAACGGGGTAGGCCAGCTGCTGTACGCTACCCGCCTGAACCTGGACAACCTGCCCCCTAGCGAGCAAACCCGCACCAGCCAGCACCTGCTCAGCGAGGCTATTCGGGCCACCCGGGACATTTCCTTTGAGCTGACGCCCAGCATTCTGGAAGACTTCGGGCTGGAGCTGGCCCTGCGCGAACTGGTGAAGCGGATTCCGGCCCAATCCCTGACCGTGGACCTGAACCTCTCGGGCCTACACCACCCCCTGCCCCGCTCCCTGGAAACCACCATTTACCGCAGCGTGCAGGAGCTGCTCAACAACGTGATGAAGCACGCTGGCGCCCAGGAGGTGTTTGTGCAGGTAGCCCGCGAAGATGGCCAGGTGTACGTGAGCGTGGAAGATGACGGCCGCGGCTTCGAGACGGAAGGCCTGGACCCGGCCACGGGCATCGGCTTGGCTGGCATCCGGACGCGGGTGGGGCTACTGGGCGGTACTTTCGCGGTGCAATCGAGGCCGGGGCAGGGAGCCAGCATCACGCTCACGTTCCCGGTCAGCTAAGCCGGGCCTGAAAAGCTGCAGGCAAGCCAAAGACAAGCAAGTGCTTTCTGAGAGGAGGCGAGGAAGCTGGTACAGGCCCTTGAAAGGGAACCCAGCCTTCTCGCCTCCTCTCACATACTGGCGCCTCCTACTAGTCCTCATCTTACCCTAGAGTTCCGGAGGGTAGTACCGGCAGCCGGCGGCGCCGTCCGGCTGAGTGGTAGCGCGCCGGCGGCTGTGTGGGGTGCTGCCACGGTAGCACTGGCTTTCCGAGGCTTCTGCCCTGTCTATTAGCGCATTACCCAGAAATCAGTAGAATACGGAGGTGAAAAATCGGGGTTTTTCGGGGAGGGAAATCCGTAGAAACCCGGGACCCAAAGGGGGCAGCGCCCCGTTTAGGCAGCTAGTTTATCACCGCTCCTTGCTCACCCCAGCGCTATGACTGCACGTACTTCTACTTTCCCTCTGCACTTGCACCTAGTACCCGCCGGCCGCCGGCTAGATTTTACCATCAAGGCGGGCAGCTTTGCCTACGTGTACCGCCGCCAGGCCAACCAGGAGTGGAAATGCGTAGCCCGCAATGCCTGCAGCCCCTTCCTCGATACCAGTGTCTTGGAGCCGGAAGCAGCTCCTGAATACCTTATTCGCTACCGCGACGCGAGCGGGGCTACCCTGGGCGTTACGTCGGTTGTGCAGGCCCACCCGGTAGGCTTCCCCGCCCGCCCCAACTGGGTAAGCCTGCGTTAGCTCTGAGGATCCGGCAGGTGTAGCTAAGCGCTACTA of Hymenobacter sublimis contains these proteins:
- a CDS encoding CheR family methyltransferase yields the protein MTSESHLNPAAGSSSVPVPAEAAQPAPAVQPSLPTPTLGTKAAKLPIVALGGSAGSLEAFERFFAAMPATSGMAFVVVMHLLPNHHGDLAGVLQRYTSMPVVEVTDGLKVQPNRVFVIPPDRDLSLLHGTFLLLPPTQTPALRQPIDFFLQSLAKDAREQAICLIFSGMGSDGSTGLKLVMENYGMVMVQDPKTALYDSMPRAALATEFVDFVLPPELMPAKLLDYVERPLLARPTRDVYDEPTTMPAHALQKIFLLIRAQTGHDFSFYKRNTVFRRIERRMNAHQIKEFTHYVRYLQENPQEVDSLFKELLIGVTKFFRDPEAFESLKNHLRTLIQEREAGHTIRVWAPGCSTGEEAYSLVMTLLECLDEVAPTRYLKIQLFATDISPEGVSFARLGLYPDNITADVSPERLQRFFYKEDGHYQIRKEVRDLVVFALHNIHKDAPFTKLDLLCCRNLLIYLSAELQKSLLPVFHYSLNPGGLLFLGPSENITGSQDLFRPLDLKWKISLRNDTPTSFPRLTGLPFALAQHPTLAPPPTAPMSTAASTRREGGAFSSLVQNVLLRTYAPPAVVINPKGEILYVHGRTGRYLEPAPGLSGMNLFEMAREDLTYELSAAVHRASETREDVMVDNVRLRTDTGQQLLRLTVKVLEEPNSLAGLLLVVFEEQPTPRHVRKGSRPAPDLSRDEVVANLEKELQYTKYRLQTSLEEMESSLEEMKSINEELQSANEELQSTNEEAMTNKEEMQSLNEELMTLNMQYMVKTEELSESANDMKNLLDATEIAIIFLDNNMTIKRFTPPVERIIPLVATDVGRPLVHFASNLRYEHLLRDVRQVLERLTSISTNIQTTAGEWYSMRILPYRTLDNYISGAVITFTDVTGMKVLESQLQEAARFAESVVETVREPLLVLDGDLRILTASRPFLQSFRLTAAEAQGQLLPSLSNGAWDNPSLLRHLQELLAPATLTETATEAAFDSYVLESHFPELGRYRLVLYGRAILRGGHQTNRLLLGVETMEKII
- a CDS encoding PAS domain S-box protein, giving the protein MNELEPEAYHQPIDVHAALRDLRAQAERRQLVTHSLGPDAPPEVQRLVQDLQTHQMELEMQYEELLLAQAEAEASRAQYMDLYDFAPVGYCTLAPDGTLAQLNLQACQLLGLLRQQLLGRRLALFVTLAYRHQFAEFVERIRQRQERQVLAVEMRRHDGQVLYVRLEGVAVSAAEGTPLCRLALIDITEQRRARRELELSERRFRILFDQSQDGMLLLRDNRFVDCNPATLRLLGLTDKSQLLGQHASAFSPERQPDGRLSFTLAQQYWEQAVRQGHCRFEWCRHRTDGKEFWEDILLTAIPETDGHVMHASWRDITAEKETTRRVRESEERLQMALAASEAGVWTIEYATNEITWNQRARSICGLPEAPSPAPLQLLQEIIHPDDRALVATCLGRAAAEEAPLDLEHRLLWPDGSTRYVSAFGKVLREQGQPVRFVGLMRDITLRREAEEELGYKNRLLSHILQNLPVILSQLTTEGHFLSVEGEGLRRIGLQNNELVGGPTLAQAFPSLAESARRLLAGQTVTFLDRTEYEGKPVVFLNYGFFDAQRQQAVLFAIDVTESEERREKLRAEKEFTKSLLDNTIDCVIALDTDLRVTAWNNKVAAVLGRPEAEMLGLPFEEALPGIAQDPTTKRLVYQALAGEPAAHANWAEHHLPMIMDLNFIPLNQQGVWAGVLILARDVTERNALQAEATRLKLRQQQEVLSAILTTQEEERRRISESLHNGVGQLLYATRLNLDNLPPSEQTRTSQHLLSEAIRATRDISFELTPSILEDFGLELALRELVKRIPAQSLTVDLNLSGLHHPLPRSLETTIYRSVQELLNNVMKHAGAQEVFVQVAREDGQVYVSVEDDGRGFETEGLDPATGIGLAGIRTRVGLLGGTFAVQSRPGQGASITLTFPVS